ataaaatataagctgCTAAGTTAAAGTGTATGCAGCTCCACCTTAGCAcatttaattaataagtttataGTAACTAAGCTAGTAGTAGTAGAGTATCCGTACCATTTTCATGCAGTATCTCTGCATGAAAATGGTACGAATACTGCAGGAAATGCTGTAACTAGTACacctaaataaattaatcaattTAATCCAGTGAGTCTTGAGAAAAAATAGACTTGCTTACCGCCTTACTCagagattttaattattattaaccttcaatttaatgaagagtttgacagataatgtgaaaatggggcttatgtcaaaattttgaattatataAAGTAACTAATGTTCCACTTTGAGTGCGGTAGTTAGTATTTtagaccataataataataatattatatatataataatcaaTATGCAATAATTACAGATGAAGATGATAAAATACCGGCTACCCACGAGGGGATAATCTGCGACAACTGCTTACAGACCATTGTTGGGTTCCGCTACAAGTGCGTCTCCTGTGACAACTACGACCTCTGCCAGAAGTGTGAAATGCAAGAAACACACCCGCAACATTACATGTTGAGGATACCTTGCTCCTTGGAATTTGTAAGTGTGCTAAATCTGTTCTATGCAATTTAGTGTAAATATTACGCCCTAGCAAAGAAAATATGATAACTATCTAGTACTTTGTGTAAGGAAATTTCCATGGGAACAAAGAAGGTaacatgtaatattttatactttgtagTATTgtgtaagtttattttaaattttattttacagaagacatgcgatgatttaataaataaatggcGACAGTTCTTTAACTCTGAGCACATCTTACCTAAAACTGAGCTTATTGACGAAAACCTATCCAGTGATGATGAACCTGTAAAGAAATACATCACGAATTACACCTCAACTGATCTATCGCAGGATGTAAAAAAGAGCATACAAAATGAGGTCGCCAGAGCTTTAAAAGCCGTCAAAAACCAGGCGAAACGGAAAAACATGGAGAAAGTTATGTATCCCAGCAAGAAAGTGAAGATGAACTTGCAGAGCCTAGCGGATACCGAAGGTGTCAAAGAAGACTCAGCAAATGAGCCAGAAGTGGGAATGGTTTTTGCAGAGGTGGATAATGTGTTCAGCCATGATGTCAAAACAGAACAGAGTAACGATGGGCCACACCCAGAAGAGAGtggtaattatataaataagactATATTATATGAGGAGCTGGTGAACAGAACCGGATTAGTCCGcgagaaaaatatttacacagtggctaaaaactagtatcaactactactactactactgaactaatccgattttgtttgaaaatggtctttttaaagcctttttaaccgttttagattgaaaatattaacaggGATTGACACAGATGGGTCAAGACTCAAAATGGtctttttaaagcctttttaaccggttttgattgaaaatattaacaggGATTGACGCTGAtgggtcaagactcaagagaagacgattcgaaaaaaatatactttcgcACTCTGGTGGAATTGTCCGtttttgttcgccagctcctcattTAAGTTATCCACAACACCATACTTGTTAACTCTACAAAAACACTACCCTATGGTAGCTCGTCGCGCGTCGTATTATCTTCTAAGTGGCGAAACTCTTTATAAAAAGTTTCAAAGTATCGAAAGAAAACATTCCATTGAATCGAGTTGTGTTAgcaatactataaaatatgtttgggATAGTCCTAGTCACTATAATTCTATTATATTCTAGAAGCTTAGagaaattattagaaaatgaattaaagtttattatgtaataaataatccTTAAATCCTGTATGTtgattaaattatttgtattgatAAGTGCCAAGATAAGATCGACgacattttttatattcatgGTCAGATGGTCATTATAGTcattaggtataatataataataagtatgtaattgaatataaaatacttttcatccattaaccagctcggtgaaggtcgTTCTATGGTGGGATCTAGAAACGCAAAGATTGCCGaaactattttcaaaattttattttactatacaATTAACATTTAACAATATACGCATCGGCCGTATAAGAATCGTAGacgaaatatttgatttattatggGGAACATTTTTGCTGGGTGTGGTAATTTGTTCCAAATGAaatgaaatcaaaatataatttttatttgcaaggAAAATACTTATTATGGTACAATAGGGTGTTAGTATTTTCATTCTACACACATTCTACTACATTCACAGTGTTTACTAGAATATTATGTTCCCCgcgacttagggtcaatttataatagcgcagagtcgaagcgccgCGAAGCGCGTCGAAGCGTCAAATTCGCAACAAGTCGAACGGATGCGCGCGGTATCGCCAGAGTGCCTACGCCTACAGTGATGACGTGTAGATTCGCTTGTGTGCGCTTGGATGCGCGAGAATGCGTGCGTACCAAAAAACGGTGGACAAACGAATTCGCAAAAGTGCGCGccttttttaaattctcagaagtaatattaTGAACGCTTTGGGGTTAagattgaatttgttatgttcagtttttaataaatcgcttcgatgcgcttcgactctgcactagtataaattgacccttagtatgCACAAACCCATAAGAATTGCACATTCAGTATTCACCTGCGATATAAGAAAATTATCtttgccattttttttaaatttttatcgaaATAGATTAGGTAGCATACTGCCGCACTCAATGTACAGACTACAGTTTAGAATATTTTTAGCTTAAAAATGtacttaaagtattatttttttgtttcagacaATCTACgcgcattttatttgaaaatgggGATAGACCTCTCACAGCTTATGGTACAAGTTGCACCAACTACTGAAGAACCCTTATAAGAATCATATTCTACGATTTAGAAAGATTTTAACTGCAtaagaacatattattatttgagattttctattattttatgaaataaaaagataCTTATCTAgtaaaaaaatcacaatttatttataacttaaatCAGTCTTTAAATGCAATTTGAGTCTTTGGCTTTAGCCATGGTTACCATGAAACAAAGAATAAACTAAACACTACACTTTTCGTTGGCTGGACAGGACTCACTGTCCGTTTTCTCCGTCCGCGCTGGGCCAGTTTGGGTGATAGGAACTACTCTTTCTCCCTTTTCGTCAACCTTTCTCGGCGCGCTGATGGTCAGTATGCCGTCACTAGATAATTGAGAAACCACCTCCTCCGATTCCACTCCTTCTGGCAGAGCATACCTTCTACTGAACTGACGGGAGATGTAGCCGTGCTCATCTTTCTTTTCCTCGTGCTTAGCTTGAACCGTCACGTAGCCATCAGCAGTCTTGACTGTGATTTCGTCGGGCGCGAAATGCTGGACGTCCAAGTTGATGGTGAACTTGTTGTTTTCAGTCTTTATGGACGATCCTAGGTCTCGGGTgagggactccaagtatctccagGGTCTGAAGTAGTCTCGGACCATCCACGGGCTGATCATGGTGTGGAATAGATCGTCCGGGGTCAGAGCGAGCCCGAAATCTTGATCGAAAAGTCTTTTTTGGTTTTCTTTCTTCTTCTCTGGACATTCCTCCTCGCAATTTATAAAGCTCAACAAGAGCGCAATGTAGAACAGATGCAATAGTTTCGACATGTTGGATATTCACTTGTGATATTAACGAAAACTCACTTGGTAATTCGTTTGTGGAAGCGCAGGATAATATTCAACTTGCAGTGTTCAAAATAACTGCAGTTAAATTCCGCGCGCCGGCTTTTATACTGCCGAgccgccatctagtatcgagtggAGATTTCTAGAAGCTGACGTGGTTTCATTCTGTTGCCGTAAAAGGCCACGTCAGTGATaaacaaaaagtatttttatcaataaactTTGCATCGTAtcgataaaattgttgtttaattattataaaacgcaTCTTATCTATTATGTTTACAAATATTCGGAGCTGTAAAAGCGACACCTATTATCGAATAGCAAATTTATAGTTCGTGTTACTGACCTCGTCAGCATTGAGCTTGGTGTAGTGTAGGTCAAGTCTATACAGCTGCACGATAATAACATAGCGTCTGTCTAGACCAGTGGTCCTCAACCTTTATtccatgcgggccacaaacatgttttggtcttgatgtcgcggcccgcgggccgcaataaaaatttttaggttttaaaaataacgttcttcaaaatgaattttaaaagtgaaaaaaaaatcacgactTTCACGATGACTACATTATTATGCCAGTGCGTGtagtgggcgtgaatttcaaaatggtttaacattttgaaaattaaattcaCGCCGCAACGCGCCGAGattttatttgtggcccgcgtgccacaaataaagtcacggccggcgcggcgcggaCGGACCGCGgcccgcgggttggggatagctggtctagactctagacctgTCATGGCTGGTATTATCGACGTGTTCTTAACTTCAATTACTACGGTATCATAACGCCGGTTACGTAACTCGTATTGCCTggatacatattaattataggTACTCCCTATGTTTTATAGTTAAAATCCTACCAAGTCTAGCTTTATCTAGCTAGGTTGTAACTGAGAAACAATGCTgagaaactataatattaataacatcgCTTATCATTGGCCATTGCACAATAGATTATAGATAGTTTATGTTTTTACACTTTTAATATGGTATGTGTGCCTATAGCAATACTAAAGAACATTTTTTGGTGTAAAAGCTAAtagtcttaaaaaatattttaagatagtCATTCCATTTCTCCCCCTGGATACCAACTTATTTTAAAGTGAAATCAAATTCTTGGTTACGATTGTGCCTTTGTatgttaagtacttaataactttTCATTACAAGTCCCGCAACTCGCAAGCCTCAATTTTAGGTAGGTACATTTAAATAGAGGTACatagttaatattaaaatatccatGAAAGAAACACTGCTTATAACCCATaactcccaagcggcagccgggtgccgcataacgattattgaatatctattgtgtctgcgattcccacgaggTATTGAGACGCAAGGATCACATTTTACGTACCCATCCGTTTTGTTGTTAATTTTTCTCGATAaactgttaaaacttaaaaggatCCAGTTGGTACAGGCTAACAGTCAGGTCGATGAGCCAACAGGCAACTGTTTAGTGTTTATCTTACCCCGATAAAGTATACTTTTCCCGTTGAATATCAAATAACTTACTTACTTAGAACATGAGCGGAGCCGAAGGAAAAAGAttgcaataattaatatttaaatccaGTCCTCAGTTGACTTAGTAATAAGTTAACTACCGACTGCTTAAATCCTTACCTCTGTtatgttagtacttagtagttagtaagtacataataagaATTAGATAAGACTCTTTGAAGATTTACCTCGACAATATgggtaagtacttacctattattgTGTTTCGACtttgtataggtctaccagaatctgatggcaaaaagtgagaaaataaattattgactctagcaataccgg
This DNA window, taken from Aricia agestis chromosome 19, ilAriAges1.1, whole genome shotgun sequence, encodes the following:
- the LOC121736820 gene encoding protein lethal(2)essential for life-like, producing MSKLLHLFYIALLLSFINCEEECPEKKKENQKRLFDQDFGLALTPDDLFHTMISPWMVRDYFRPWRYLESLTRDLGSSIKTENNKFTINLDVQHFAPDEITVKTADGYVTVQAKHEEKKDEHGYISRQFSRRYALPEGVESEEVVSQLSSDGILTISAPRKVDEKGERVVPITQTGPARTEKTDSESCPANEKCSV
- the LOC121736819 gene encoding uncharacterized protein LOC121736819 encodes the protein MVNYCCVSGCGRNSRANKYLNYYSLPKTRLRQKLWLKAAGKEDLLDKDLEKLQKTLRFCSRHFIPSFIKNRHLTDDAVPSKCLPGSLSEDEDDKIPATHEGIICDNCLQTIVGFRYKCVSCDNYDLCQKCEMQETHPQHYMLRIPCSLEFKTCDDLINKWRQFFNSEHILPKTELIDENLSSDDEPVKKYITNYTSTDLSQDVKKSIQNEVARALKAVKNQAKRKNMEKVMYPSKKVKMNLQSLADTEGVKEDSANEPEVGMVFAEVDNVFSHDVKTEQSNDGPHPEESDNLRAFYLKMGIDLSQLMVQVAPTTEEPL